The following are encoded together in the Onychostoma macrolepis isolate SWU-2019 chromosome 03, ASM1243209v1, whole genome shotgun sequence genome:
- the LOC131537319 gene encoding gastrula zinc finger protein XlCGF57.1-like produces MVFVKEESEENTSEPETCRIKHEEPEPWRIKHEEPEPWRIKHEEPEPCRIKHEEPEPCRIKHEEPEPCRIKHEEPETWRIKHEQQGEFIEESEENQELSEVEEKNHIKTGEKHLSCSQTEQKDLQKRRAKKSFTCTQCGKSLTSKYNLDVHMRVHTGEKPFTCDQCGKSFTQSLSLKVHMNIHTGEKQYKCSHCDKRFSRSGDLKKHKLVHTGEKPYTCDQCGKSFAQKGSIMTHMRVHTGEKLFICNECGRSFAHLENLKVHMNIHTGEKPYKCSHCDKRFTRSGGLKKHKVIHTGEKPHTCDQCEKSFTQRGNLMTHMRVHTGEKLFICNECGKSFAHLANLKVHMNIHTGEKPYKCSHCDKRFTQLGHLKKHKVVHTGEKLHTCDQCGKNFALKGSLMTHMRVHTGEKLYTCNLCGKSLKCKYSLDGHMRLHAGEKPYTCDQCGKSFTQSVHVKEHMSIHTGEKPYKCSLCNKRFNRSGDLKKHEGIHLGMKPYKCSHCNKRFNKSTNLKTHERIHTREKPYKCSHCDKRFNQSSNLKTHERIHTGEKPYHCTECGKRFNHSSALHRHTKNNHNKDPYTRTHI; encoded by the exons ATGGTGtttgttaaagaggagagtgaggaGAACACGAGTGAACCAGAAACctgcagaataaaacatgaggaaccagaaccctggagaataaaacacgaggaaccagaaccctggagaataaaacacgaggaaccagagccctgcagaataaaacacgaggaaccagagccctgcagaataaaacacgaggaaccagagccctgcagaataaaacacgaggaaccagaaacctggagaataaaacatgagCAACAaggag agtTTATTGAAGAAAGTGAGGAGAACCAAGAATTGAGTGAAGTTGAGGAGAAAAATCATATCAAaactggagaaaaacatttgagTTGCTCTCAAACCGAACAGAAAGATTTACAGAAAAGAAGAGCTAAGAAgtctttcacctgcactcagtgtggaaagagtttgacAAGCAAATATAATCTTGAtgttcacatgagagttcacactggagagaaaccgttcacttgtgatcagtgtgggaagagtttcacacagtCGTTAAGCCTTAAGgtacacatgaacatccacactggagagaaacagtacaagtgttcacactgtgacaagagattcagtcggtcAGGAGACCTGAAGAAACACAAGTTagtccacactggagagaaaccgtacacatgtgatcagtgcgggaagagtttcgcACAAAAAGGAAGCATTATGACACATATGAGAGTTCATACAGGAGAGAAACTGTTCATATGTAATGAATGTGGAAGGAGTTTTGCACACTTAGAAAACCTTAAGgtacacatgaacatccacactggagagaaaccttataagtgttcacactgtgacaagagattcactCGGTCAGGAGGCCTGAAGAAACACAAGGTAATCCACACTGGTGAGAAAccgcacacatgtgatcagtgcgagaagagtttcacacaaagAGGAAACCTTATGACacacatgagagttcatacaGGAGAGAAACTGTTCATATGTAAtgaatgtggaaagagttttgcaCACTTAGCAAACCTTAAGgtacacatgaacatccacactggagagaaaccttataagtgttcacactgtgacaagaggtTCACTCAGTTAGGACACCTGAAGAAACACAAGGTagtccacactggagagaaactgcacacatgtgatcagtgtgggaagaaTTTTGCATTAAAAGGAAGCCTTATGACacacatgagagttcatacaGGAGAGAAACTGTACACCTGTAATctatgtggaaagagtttgaaATGCAAATATAGTCTTGATGGTCACATGAGACTCCAtgctggagagaaaccatacacatgtgatcaatgcgggaagagtttcacacaatcaGTACATGTTAAAGAACACATGAgcattcacactggagagaaaccttataagtgttcaCTCTGCAACAAGAGATTCAATAGGTCAGGAGACCTAAAAAAACATGAGGGGATCCACCTTGGAatgaaaccttacaagtgttcacactgcaacAAGAGATTCAATAAGTCAAcaaatctgaaaacacatgagaggatccacactagagagaaaccttacaagtgttcacactgtgataAAAGATTCAATCAGTCTTCAAATCTGAAAACAcacgagaggatccacactggagagaaaccgtatcactgcactgaaTGTGGGAAGCGTTTCAATCATTCATCTGCGCTACACAGACATACAAAAAACAATCACAATAAAGACCCgtacacacgtacacacattTAG
- the LOC131537337 gene encoding gastrula zinc finger protein XlCGF8.2DB-like, with protein sequence MVFVKEESEEDTSEPETWRIKHEEPETWRIKHEEPETWRTKHEEPETWRIKHEEPETWRIKHEEPETWRTKHEEPEPWRIKYEEQGGLKTVKEERQDLNEVEEKHKDQKEKSVNCNIQITDVNKPFSCSQCGNTYKYKGSLKKHMLIHAGIKPFTCSHCGKSFTQKGDLMDHLVTHSSEKPFSCSQCGKSFTRKRYLNTHMLIHTGKKPFTCSQCGKSFICKGILRNHMLIHTGVKSFSCCECGKSFTQKGHLQNHLVTHSSEKPFSCSQCGKSFTRKGYLETHMLSHAG encoded by the exons ATGGTGtttgttaaagaggagagtgaagaggACACGagtgaaccagaaacctggagaataaaacacgaggaaccagaaacctggagaataaaacacgaagaaccagaaacctggagaacaaaacacgaggaaccagaaacctggagaataaaacacgaggaaccagaaacctggagaataaaacacgaagaaccagaaacctggagaacaaaacacgaggaaccagagcCCTGGAGAATAAAATATGAGGAACAaggag gcCTGAAGACAGTGAAAGAAGAAAGACAAGATCTGAATGAAGTGGAGGAGAAACATAAGGATCAGAAAGAAAAATCAGTGAATTGCAACATTCAAATAACAGACGTCAATaagcctttcagctgctctcagtgtggaaacacTTACAAATATAAAGGAAGCCTTAAGAAGCACATGCTAATTCATGCTGGAATAAAGCCTTTTACCTGCTCTcattgtggaaagagttttacacagAAAGGAGACCTTATGGATCATTTGGTAACTCACTCTTCAGAAAAacctttcagctgctctcagtgtggaaagagtttcacacgtAAAAGATACCTTAACACtcacatgttaattcatacTGGAAAAAAGCCTTTtacctgctctcagtgtggaaagagtttcataTGTAAAGGAATCCTGAGGAATCACATGTTAATTCACACTGGAGTAAAGTCTTTCAGCTGCTgtgagtgtggaaagagttttacacagAAAGGACACCTTCAGAATCATTTGGTAACTCACTCTTCAGAaaagcctttcagctgctctcagtgtggaaagtctTTCACACGTAAAGGATACCTTGAGACTCACATGTTAAGTCATGCTGGGTAA
- the LOC131537317 gene encoding gastrula zinc finger protein XlCGF26.1-like has translation MRDPEPCRIKHTEDTEQQTELMEENAASEELSEVKEKQHDKLGEKPFSHSKTKKTLLKKTRAKKSFACTQCGKSFPYKKHLEIHMRVHTGERPFTCDQCGKSYMLSSHLKRHMRIHTGEKPYACDQCGKSFSEKRSLEIHVRVHTGEKPFTCDQCRKSFRGKRSLQIHMRVHTGEKLSVCVQCGKSFTIKKNLHRHMWIHTGEKPHVCNLCGKSFTDSSRLKVHMRIHTGEKPYACDQCGTSFSEKRSLEIHIRVHTGGKPFTCDQCGKTFFVASALKTHLKVHVKEKPHSCSQCGKSFSRLHYLQEHQKIHTGVREYMCFECEKTFISESHLKRHQVIHTGEKPYKCSHCDKRFSLSACLKRHERIHSGEKPHACDQCGKSFAFKSYLRLHMRTHAMNHKSYHCYPCRESFSQLFSLFIHTKNNHGLKSRTTRNYLEGEDGKNASDPESCRKKHHDTEEQRGLMDVNKKAKTEAKKSVSCPQCKKRLTCKSTLKNHMRIHTGEKPHTCDQCGKSFSDKGNFKRHMKVHTGERPFTCDQCGNSFPSKRNLQNHMRIHTGERPYTCDQCGKSFTQASALKTHLLTHSEERPFNCDQCGANFRWASVLKKHLMVHTKEKTHL, from the exons atgagagatccagaaccctgcagaatcaaacacactgaagatactgaacaacaaacag AGCTGATGGAAGAGAACGCGGCGAGTGAAGAACTGAGTGAAGTGAAGGAGAAACAGCATGACAAACTTGGAGAAAAACCTTTCAGTCACTCAAAGACTAAAAAGAcacttttaaagaaaacaagagcCAAGAAGTCTTTcgcctgcactcagtgtggaaagagtttcccGTACAAAAAACATCTTGAgattcacatgagagttcatactggagaaagaccgttcacatgtgatcagtgcgggaagagttacATGCTATCATCACATCTTAAGAGACACATGAGAATCCACACAGGAGAGAAGCCGTatgcatgtgatcagtgcgggaagagtttctcaGAAAAACGAAGCCTTGAGATTCACGtaagagttcatactggagagaaaccgttcacatgtgatcaatgcAGGAAGAGCTTCAGAGGAAAACGAAGTCTTCAgattcacatgagagttcatacaGGAGAGAAGCTGTCCGTGTGTGTTCAGTGCGGAAAAAgtttcacaataaaaaaaaatcttcaccGACACATgtggatccacactggagaaaagccaCACGTATGCAATCTATGCGGGAAGAGCTTCACAGATTCATCACGTCTTAAAGtacacatgaggatccacacaGGAGAGAAGCCGTatgcatgtgatcagtgcgggacgAGTTTCTCAGAAAAACGAAGCCTTGAGATTCACAtaagagttcatactggagggaagccgttcacatgtgatcagtgcggaaaaacattttttgtggcATCAGCTCTGAAGACACACTTGAAGGTTCATGTGAAGGAGAAGCCGCATTCATGTTctcaatgtggaaagagtttttcacgtCTTCATTATTTACaagaacatcagaaaatacataccggtgtgagagagtacatgtgctttgagtgtgaaaagactTTTATTTCAGAGAGCCATTTAAAGCGCCACCAggtaattcacactggagaaaaaccttacaagtgttcacactgtgacaagagattcagtctgTCAGCATGTCTGAAAagacatgagaggatccactcTGGAGAGAAACCGCATGCGTGTGATCAGTGCGGAAAAAGCTTTGCTTTTAAAAGCTACCTTAGGCTACACATGAGGACCCATGCAATGAATCATAAATCATATCACTGCTATCCATGCAGAGAGAGTTTCTCTCAgttattttctttattcattCATACGAAAAACAATCACGGCCTGAAATCACG AACTACCAGAAATTATCTGGAAGGAGAGGACGGAAAGAACGCTAGTGATCCAGAATCCTGCAGAAAGAAACATCATGATACTGAAGAACAAAGAG GCCTGATGGATGTGAACAAGAAAGCAAAAACTGAAGCCAAAAAATCTGTCAGCTGCCCTCAGTGTAAAAAAAGATTGACATGCAAATCAACCCTTAAGAatcacatgaggatccacactggagagaaaccacacACCTGTGATCaatgcgggaagagtttctcaGATAAAGGAAACTTTAAGAGACACATGAAGGTCCACACTGGAGAAAGACCCTTCAcctgtgatcagtgtgggaatAGTTTCCCAAGTAAACGAAACCTCCAGAatcacatgaggatccacaccgGAGAGAGACCTTACACCTGTGACCaatgcgggaagagtttcactcaGGCTTCTGCTCTGAAAACACATCTGCTCACTCATTCTGAAGAAAGACCATTTAACTGTGATCAGTGTGGTGCAAATTTCCGTTGGGCTTCAGTCCTGAAGAAACACCTGATGGTTCACACAAAGGAGAAGACTCATTTGTAA